The following proteins are co-located in the Deinococcus sp. KNUC1210 genome:
- a CDS encoding ParA family protein, translating into MSETSGPMIVSLTSMKGGVGKSTLAVNLAGALALRGPTALMDADAAIQTSGGWIARGAIPVTLLEEGTAIPAGTRYLVVDTEGRPAIDDMVELTRQSHVVLIPTAPNSVEVEATAKLLRRLEEAGATMKTIRIVVTKAPPVGSVGQAARDELRAMGMPVCETVIRRYTAHERAHEQAVLVRNTQDSRAENAWGDILSLTVEVC; encoded by the coding sequence ATGTCTGAAACTTCTGGCCCGATGATTGTCAGTCTGACCTCGATGAAAGGTGGTGTTGGCAAGTCCACGCTGGCCGTGAACCTCGCCGGAGCGCTCGCACTGCGCGGGCCGACCGCCCTGATGGACGCCGACGCCGCCATTCAGACCAGCGGGGGCTGGATCGCGCGTGGAGCCATTCCGGTGACGCTGCTGGAAGAAGGGACCGCTATTCCCGCCGGAACGCGTTATCTGGTGGTCGATACCGAGGGCCGTCCTGCGATCGACGATATGGTCGAGCTGACCCGTCAGTCGCACGTGGTTCTGATTCCGACGGCACCCAACAGCGTGGAAGTCGAGGCTACGGCCAAACTGCTGAGGCGACTGGAAGAGGCCGGGGCAACCATGAAGACGATCCGGATCGTGGTGACCAAAGCGCCCCCGGTGGGCAGCGTGGGGCAGGCAGCACGCGACGAACTGCGGGCGATGGGCATGCCTGTCTGCGAAACCGTGATCCGGCGCTACACCGCCCACGAGCGGGCCCACGAGCAGGCCGTGCTCGTGCGAAATACTCAGGACAGCCGTGCCGAGAATGCGTGGGGCGACATTCTGAGCCTGACTGTGGAGGTCTGCTGA
- a CDS encoding response regulator, translated as MRPIEILLVDDNPADVFLTQEAFSEARLANTLHTARDGVEALEFLRKQGPFAAAPMPDVILLDLNMPRMNGLELLAILKDDTAFRQIPVIVLTTSRAEQDVWRSYDLHANAYIPKPVTAEEFFEVVRTFESFWFVVVALPPHSES; from the coding sequence ATGCGACCGATTGAAATTCTGCTGGTAGACGACAATCCTGCCGACGTGTTCCTGACTCAGGAAGCCTTCAGTGAGGCGCGTCTCGCCAACACCCTGCATACCGCCAGGGACGGGGTGGAGGCACTGGAGTTTCTGCGGAAGCAGGGACCGTTTGCCGCTGCACCCATGCCCGACGTGATCCTGCTCGATCTGAATATGCCCCGGATGAACGGCCTCGAACTGCTGGCGATTCTGAAGGACGATACGGCGTTTCGGCAGATTCCGGTGATCGTTCTCACCACCTCGCGGGCCGAGCAGGACGTGTGGCGCAGCTATGATCTGCACGCCAACGCCTATATTCCCAAACCGGTGACGGCCGAAGAATTCTTCGAGGTGGTACGCACCTTCGAGTCGTTCTGGTTCGTGGTCGTTGCGCTGCCACCGCATAGCGAGTCGTAA
- a CDS encoding ATP-binding protein, which yields MQQARLLTIFGLLAALFFLVVSALQAARTFARSMASLNAAAGRVAEGQYDLPLPEVQVAEVYQLTQEFRRMAAAVQLRAAHLERLNEDLARSNRELEQFAYVASHDLQEPLRTIGSFTGLLARRYQGKLDARADQYIAYTLSATERLKQLIQDLLAYSRTRHSTQPTQVVDVQLLVNDVLQDFQELIRQSGAQVSANGLPVLQGRPELLRHVFMNLIGNALKFCDPLRPPRVEVRAEPLPGFWRFHVQDNGVGIEAAYHERIFDIFQRLHGVGEAEGNGIGLAIVKSVIERHGGEITLTSTPGVGTTFSFTLPTLQEPADATD from the coding sequence TTGCAGCAGGCCCGTCTGCTGACGATCTTCGGGCTGCTGGCGGCGCTCTTTTTCCTGGTGGTGTCGGCATTGCAGGCGGCCCGGACCTTTGCGCGCAGTATGGCTTCCCTGAATGCTGCTGCCGGGCGTGTGGCCGAGGGGCAGTACGATCTGCCGCTGCCCGAAGTGCAGGTCGCTGAAGTTTATCAGCTGACGCAGGAATTCCGGCGGATGGCTGCCGCCGTGCAGTTGCGTGCAGCCCATCTGGAGCGGCTGAATGAAGATCTGGCCCGCAGCAACCGCGAATTGGAACAGTTCGCTTATGTCGCGTCACACGACCTTCAGGAACCGCTCCGGACGATCGGCAGCTTTACCGGGTTGCTGGCGAGACGGTATCAGGGCAAGCTCGATGCAAGGGCCGATCAGTACATCGCGTATACCCTCTCGGCGACGGAGCGCCTGAAACAGCTTATTCAGGACCTGCTGGCCTATTCCAGGACCCGGCACTCGACTCAGCCGACGCAGGTGGTCGATGTGCAGCTTCTGGTGAACGATGTGCTGCAAGATTTTCAGGAATTGATACGGCAGTCAGGCGCACAGGTCAGTGCGAACGGTCTGCCTGTCCTGCAGGGACGCCCTGAACTCCTTCGGCATGTCTTCATGAATCTCATCGGTAACGCGCTGAAATTCTGCGATCCGCTGCGTCCACCACGCGTCGAGGTGCGGGCCGAGCCGCTGCCGGGGTTCTGGCGTTTCCATGTCCAGGACAACGGGGTCGGCATCGAGGCGGCGTACCATGAGAGAATTTTTGATATCTTCCAGCGGCTGCATGGGGTCGGCGAAGCCGAGGGCAATGGCATAGGGCTCGCCATTGTCAAGAGCGTTATCGAGCGGCACGGTGGCGAGATCACCCTGACCAGTACGCCCGGTGTCGGCACCACCTTCAGTTTTACCCTTCCCACTCTTCAGGAGCCTGCCGATGCGACCGATTGA
- a CDS encoding CHASE3 domain-containing protein: MARSAQLHVSLIRFLLQPLLLPLLLLFLVGVAVTVGVNRNAASVRQSNASQARIDAIHLIALDVLNLETGLRGYLLTARPEYLEPYHLGQQQLSSRIQTLQLHAANAGQRDDLQRVSLLMQQWFSNVAEPQIHIRPESLATTVVLVKNGSGKQLIDAVRQVLAVLEKMKAEG, encoded by the coding sequence ATGGCCCGTTCCGCTCAGCTCCACGTCTCACTGATCCGTTTTCTGCTGCAACCGCTGCTCCTGCCGCTGCTGCTACTGTTTCTGGTGGGCGTTGCCGTGACGGTCGGAGTCAACCGGAACGCCGCATCGGTCCGGCAGTCCAACGCCTCACAGGCGCGTATCGACGCCATTCATCTCATCGCGCTCGACGTGCTGAATCTGGAAACCGGGCTGCGGGGCTATCTGTTGACAGCCCGGCCTGAATACCTTGAACCGTATCATCTCGGCCAGCAGCAGCTCAGCAGCCGGATTCAGACCCTGCAACTGCACGCGGCCAATGCCGGGCAGCGTGACGATCTGCAACGCGTTTCGCTGCTGATGCAGCAGTGGTTTTCCAATGTGGCCGAGCCGCAGATTCATATTCGGCCCGAATCGCTGGCCACGACGGTGGTGCTTGTCAAGAACGGCAGCGGAAAACAGCTGATTGATGCCGTGCGGCAGGTGCTCGCGGTGCTGGAAAAAATGAAAGCGGAAGGCTGA
- a CDS encoding branched-chain amino acid aminotransferase — MGSKNIDWTTLGFSYIKTDLRYVSHWREGSWDAGTLTEDNQVHISEGSTALHYGQQCFEGLKAYRCQDGSINLFRPDQNAARMQRSCDRLLMPHMPTEQFIDACVQVVRANEEFIPPYGSGGALYLRPYLIGVGDNIGVRSAPEFLFSVFCIPVGAYFKGGLTPTNFVVSGYDRAAPNGTGAAKVGGNYAASLLPGYEAKQQNFGDCIYLDPETHTKIEEVGAANFFAIDRQGRFVTPKSPSILASITKYSLLHIAEHRLGMAVEEGDVYIDRLDEYSEAGACGTAAVITPIGGIQYNGKLHVFHSETEVGPVTRRLYDELCGIQYGDLEAPEGWIVKI, encoded by the coding sequence ATGGGCAGCAAGAACATCGACTGGACGACTCTGGGTTTCAGCTACATCAAGACCGATCTGCGTTACGTTTCGCACTGGCGGGAAGGCTCATGGGACGCGGGAACCCTGACCGAAGACAATCAGGTTCACATCAGTGAAGGCTCGACGGCGCTGCATTACGGCCAGCAGTGTTTTGAGGGGCTGAAGGCCTACCGCTGTCAGGACGGCAGCATCAACCTGTTTCGTCCCGACCAGAATGCCGCCCGCATGCAGCGCAGCTGTGACCGTCTGCTGATGCCGCATATGCCCACCGAACAGTTCATCGATGCCTGTGTGCAGGTGGTGCGGGCCAATGAGGAATTCATTCCGCCTTACGGGTCTGGCGGCGCTCTGTATCTGCGTCCATACCTGATCGGCGTGGGCGACAATATCGGCGTTCGGAGCGCTCCGGAATTCCTGTTTTCGGTGTTCTGTATCCCGGTCGGGGCTTATTTCAAAGGCGGTCTGACGCCCACCAATTTCGTGGTTTCCGGCTACGACCGGGCAGCCCCCAACGGCACCGGGGCCGCCAAGGTCGGCGGCAACTACGCGGCCAGTCTGCTGCCAGGATACGAGGCCAAGCAGCAGAATTTCGGCGACTGCATCTATCTCGATCCCGAGACACACACCAAGATCGAGGAAGTCGGAGCGGCCAATTTCTTCGCCATCGACCGCCAGGGGCGCTTCGTGACGCCCAAAAGCCCTTCGATTCTGGCGAGCATCACCAAATACTCGCTGCTGCATATCGCAGAGCATCGTCTGGGAATGGCTGTGGAAGAGGGCGACGTGTATATCGACCGCCTCGACGAGTACAGCGAGGCAGGAGCCTGCGGCACGGCGGCTGTCATCACGCCCATCGGCGGGATTCAGTACAACGGCAAACTCCACGTTTTCCACAGTGAAACGGAGGTCGGCCCGGTCACGCGGCGGCTCTATGACGAGCTGTGTGGCATTCAGTACGGCGATCTGGAAGCTCCGGAAGGCTGGATCGTCAAGATCTAG
- a CDS encoding amino acid transporter, whose protein sequence is MTASPPPTPPTSPFKRWLLEDANQTPEAEGFYEDAQAVEAQHHTHTWWQVMCLTGVDYFSTLGYQPGIAALAAGALSPFATLVLVLVTLFGALPMYRRVAQESPHGDGSISMLERLLSFWPSKLLVLALLGFVATGFVITITLSAADAAAHMTENPLLKAALEGKQLIVTMALILALGAVFLKGFKEAIGIAVVIVIAYLSLSSVVVIKGLMLVLAQPHLFSDWFAALGHAYASPLALIGAALLVFPQLALGLSGFETGVVVMPLIKGDASDTEQAPAGRIRNGKKLLTTAALIMSVFLIASSVVTTLLIPAAAFQPGGAANGRALAYLAHTQLGEIFGTAYDVSTIAILWFAGASAMAGLLNIVPRYLPRYGMAPDWARMSRPLVLVFISIALLVTLAFKANVDEQAGAYATGVLALMTSAAVAVTLSALRHKERGLTVAFAVISAVFIYTSAVTIISRPEGLLIALLFIAVILAVSIASRVQRSFELRVSSVTFDDSAKTLLREFPIRPLRLVAHDPGPSTPQDYAEAELEARQMAHLPDGVPFIFLEIQVEDASEFSDVVEVTGVRVGPYSVLRAQGSSVPNAIAALMLNLRGKGAPPQVYMRWSDDSPLSLTLRFLLAGQGDVPPLTHEILRRAEPDMNRRPIVHVGG, encoded by the coding sequence ATGACCGCTTCGCCTCCGCCGACACCCCCGACTTCGCCCTTCAAGCGCTGGTTATTGGAAGACGCCAACCAGACGCCGGAAGCGGAGGGTTTTTACGAAGACGCGCAGGCAGTGGAGGCGCAGCACCACACGCACACGTGGTGGCAGGTGATGTGTCTGACGGGGGTGGACTACTTTTCGACGCTGGGCTATCAGCCGGGCATCGCCGCGCTGGCAGCGGGCGCGCTGTCGCCCTTCGCGACCCTGGTGCTGGTGCTGGTGACGCTGTTCGGGGCCTTGCCAATGTACCGGCGGGTGGCGCAGGAAAGCCCGCACGGCGACGGCAGCATCAGCATGCTCGAACGGCTGCTGAGCTTTTGGCCGAGCAAACTGCTGGTGCTGGCCCTGCTAGGCTTCGTGGCCACCGGCTTCGTCATCACCATCACCCTCTCGGCCGCCGATGCCGCCGCCCACATGACCGAAAATCCCCTGCTGAAAGCTGCCCTCGAAGGCAAGCAACTCATCGTGACGATGGCACTGATTCTGGCGCTGGGTGCAGTGTTTCTGAAAGGGTTCAAGGAGGCCATCGGCATCGCCGTCGTCATCGTGATCGCCTATCTGAGCCTCAGTTCGGTGGTAGTCATCAAGGGCCTGATGCTGGTCCTCGCCCAGCCGCACCTGTTTTCAGACTGGTTCGCGGCGCTGGGGCACGCTTACGCCAGTCCGCTGGCGCTCATCGGGGCCGCGCTGCTGGTCTTCCCACAACTCGCACTGGGTCTGTCGGGCTTCGAGACGGGGGTGGTGGTGATGCCGCTGATCAAGGGCGACGCCAGCGACACCGAGCAGGCACCGGCGGGCCGGATTCGCAACGGCAAGAAGCTGCTGACGACAGCGGCGCTGATCATGAGCGTGTTTCTGATCGCCAGCAGTGTCGTGACCACGCTGCTGATTCCGGCGGCGGCATTTCAACCGGGCGGCGCTGCGAACGGACGGGCACTGGCGTATCTGGCGCATACGCAACTGGGCGAGATCTTCGGCACTGCCTACGACGTGAGTACCATCGCCATTCTGTGGTTTGCCGGGGCAAGTGCGATGGCTGGACTGCTCAACATCGTCCCCCGCTACCTCCCACGCTACGGCATGGCCCCCGACTGGGCCAGAATGAGCCGCCCGCTGGTGCTGGTGTTCATCAGTATCGCTCTCCTGGTCACGCTGGCATTCAAGGCCAATGTGGACGAGCAGGCCGGAGCCTACGCGACTGGTGTGCTGGCCCTGATGACCTCGGCCGCCGTCGCCGTCACCCTCTCGGCGCTTCGCCACAAGGAGCGGGGCCTCACCGTTGCCTTTGCTGTCATCAGCGCCGTGTTCATCTACACGAGTGCGGTCACGATCATCAGTCGCCCGGAAGGTCTGCTGATTGCGCTTCTATTTATCGCGGTCATCCTGGCTGTCAGCATCGCGTCGCGGGTTCAGCGCTCCTTCGAATTGCGTGTCAGCAGTGTGACCTTCGACGACTCAGCCAAGACTCTGCTGCGTGAATTTCCGATCCGTCCGCTGCGGCTGGTGGCGCACGATCCGGGGCCGAGCACACCGCAGGATTACGCGGAAGCGGAACTGGAGGCCCGGCAGATGGCGCACCTGCCCGACGGCGTCCCTTTCATCTTTCTGGAAATCCAGGTGGAGGATGCGTCCGAATTCAGCGATGTGGTCGAGGTGACCGGCGTACGAGTCGGGCCCTACAGCGTGCTGCGGGCGCAGGGATCGAGTGTTCCCAATGCCATCGCGGCGCTGATGTTGAATCTTCGCGGGAAGGGTGCGCCCCCACAGGTGTATATGCGCTGGAGTGATGACAGTCCGCTGAGCCTGACGCTGCGTTTCCTGTTGGCCGGACAGGGTGACGTTCCGCCCCTGACGCACGAGATTCTGCGGCGGGCCGAACCCGATATGAATCGGCGTCCCATCGTCCACGTGGGCGGCTGA
- a CDS encoding replication initiator protein A — protein sequence MTLEHRNFADELNLARLNLISALDIADGLREWSVTTSQGERVVNVKCQALPEYGVPHGVDNDVNTAILALYGEQGQPMDGKLTVSASRLLKLAGFRRTGPYYEMLRISLERLRTTSYRISGGWRDHPKRRWSNVGFSILNKVEYSSSIGGQFDERTIITLTLAEEIVNSILGGYTKPLDLEFMHSLSRPRTRILYRVLDATRINPERPDEIVDILDVNIVEWADQCKMACTRLQDVRRALAGPHEELIRKGYLRDVAYSGRGKDQRVTYHFTRQFVALPPALMARFRKYGVADGVLHLLAREMSPVSLTAAVDEFERRVAAGMQIKKTHAAALVHFIKNPDQYIVRQVMGEPVEGTPKVARKASAELERPSTQELLRAMSAEDRSEYLIKQLNLLYRNKLRPHELDTLKQGVLVGKLDAASVMEEAIAALGRIEGDRFMTELKGVLDAMVLE from the coding sequence ATGACACTCGAACACCGCAACTTTGCAGATGAACTTAACCTCGCTCGCCTGAACCTGATCAGCGCTCTGGATATCGCAGATGGCCTGCGAGAGTGGTCGGTGACCACGAGTCAGGGTGAGCGGGTAGTCAATGTCAAGTGCCAGGCGTTGCCTGAATACGGCGTGCCACACGGCGTCGACAACGATGTGAACACGGCCATCCTCGCTCTGTACGGCGAGCAGGGACAGCCGATGGACGGCAAGCTGACGGTGAGCGCATCAAGACTGCTGAAGCTGGCCGGATTTCGCCGCACAGGTCCCTACTACGAGATGTTGCGAATCAGTCTCGAACGGCTACGGACCACGTCTTACCGCATCTCGGGCGGCTGGCGCGATCACCCGAAGCGGCGCTGGAGCAATGTGGGGTTCAGCATTCTGAACAAGGTCGAGTACAGCAGCAGCATTGGTGGACAGTTCGATGAGCGCACCATCATCACCCTGACTCTGGCCGAGGAGATCGTGAATTCGATCCTGGGTGGCTATACCAAGCCCCTCGATCTGGAATTCATGCACAGCCTATCGCGTCCTCGCACACGCATCCTGTACCGTGTGCTGGACGCTACACGCATCAATCCGGAACGTCCCGACGAGATCGTGGACATCCTGGATGTGAACATCGTGGAGTGGGCCGACCAGTGCAAGATGGCCTGCACACGACTTCAGGACGTGCGCCGCGCTCTGGCTGGTCCTCATGAAGAGCTGATCCGCAAGGGGTATCTGCGCGACGTGGCGTATTCGGGACGTGGCAAGGATCAGCGCGTCACGTATCATTTCACCCGGCAGTTCGTCGCTCTTCCGCCTGCGCTGATGGCGCGTTTTCGTAAATATGGCGTAGCTGATGGCGTGCTGCACCTGCTGGCCCGAGAGATGTCGCCAGTCAGTCTGACGGCAGCGGTCGACGAATTCGAGCGCCGTGTGGCTGCGGGGATGCAGATCAAAAAGACGCACGCTGCCGCACTTGTGCATTTCATCAAGAATCCTGACCAGTACATCGTGCGTCAGGTGATGGGCGAGCCTGTGGAAGGCACACCTAAAGTCGCCCGTAAGGCATCGGCGGAGCTGGAGCGGCCCAGTACCCAGGAACTGCTCCGGGCGATGTCGGCTGAAGACCGCAGTGAATACCTGATCAAGCAGCTCAACCTGCTGTACCGCAACAAGCTGCGCCCACACGAACTGGATACCCTGAAACAGGGCGTATTGGTCGGCAAGCTCGATGCGGCCTCTGTCATGGAAGAGGCGATCGCTGCCCTGGGCCGTATCGAGGGTGACCGATTCATGACCGAACTGAAAGGGGTGCTGGACGCGATGGTGCTGGAATGA
- a CDS encoding IS630 family transposase, producing the protein MWCPSRLTRSQLEERRLDALPLLDDPALSTSALAEQFGVQASTVRTWRRRSRLQGCLDARPITGRPSQLSDEYVAELIDIIRAGPDPQRFPDQRWNARRVRELIGLTCGIWYTPDWVGKLLRRWGFSWQKSEKRAVERDEARIERWVEEQLPILEQKVEAGETLIFVDEVGFSLKPTMAYSWAPRGETPIIFGKTSWSTLSTIGGIATSGHFLQHTSPGSIKGPQVITFLTHVLRHIPGRVTVLLDHAAIHKTKALHAFVQTQTRLSITYLPPYAPELNPVERVWAYVKQQILANFCPENVSQLKCRLTFAWQRVRTRQLPARVLGVTSVVV; encoded by the coding sequence GTGTGGTGCCCGAGTCGTTTGACCCGTAGTCAGTTGGAGGAGCGGCGTTTGGATGCGTTGCCATTGCTGGACGATCCAGCGTTGTCGACCAGCGCGTTGGCCGAGCAGTTTGGTGTGCAGGCGAGTACCGTTCGCACGTGGCGTCGACGGTCTCGTCTTCAGGGGTGCCTCGACGCGCGTCCTATCACCGGCCGTCCATCTCAACTCTCGGATGAGTACGTCGCGGAACTGATCGACATCATCCGGGCAGGCCCCGATCCGCAACGCTTCCCGGATCAACGCTGGAATGCCCGTCGAGTGCGTGAACTGATCGGCCTCACATGTGGGATCTGGTATACCCCGGATTGGGTTGGGAAGCTGCTGCGAAGGTGGGGCTTCTCGTGGCAGAAAAGTGAGAAACGCGCTGTAGAACGCGACGAAGCTCGCATCGAGCGTTGGGTAGAGGAACAGCTTCCGATCTTGGAGCAAAAAGTCGAGGCCGGAGAAACGCTCATCTTTGTGGATGAGGTCGGGTTCAGTTTGAAACCAACCATGGCCTACAGCTGGGCACCACGGGGCGAAACGCCCATCATCTTCGGCAAGACGAGCTGGTCGACGCTCTCCACGATTGGCGGGATTGCGACGTCCGGACACTTCTTGCAACACACGTCCCCAGGTTCCATCAAAGGCCCACAGGTCATCACATTCTTGACCCACGTCCTGCGTCACATCCCTGGGCGAGTCACGGTCTTGCTCGATCACGCCGCGATTCACAAGACGAAGGCCTTGCACGCCTTCGTCCAGACGCAGACGCGTCTCAGCATCACGTACCTTCCACCGTATGCCCCGGAGCTCAACCCTGTCGAGCGGGTTTGGGCGTACGTCAAGCAGCAGATACTGGCGAATTTTTGTCCCGAGAACGTGTCCCAGCTCAAGTGTCGCCTGACCTTCGCTTGGCAGCGAGTGCGCACTCGCCAACTCCCGGCCCGCGTACTTGGCGTGACCTCTGTGGTGGTTTGA
- a CDS encoding VWA domain-containing protein, whose translation MTDPAFSQIPFALAEFADNPEPRCPVLLLVDTSGSMSGAAIAELNEGLQTFRRELGADDLAMKRCEIAVVTFGPVRTVSEFTSAEQFVPPTLQAAGNTPMGAAITHGLGLLRQRKELIRQNGIGMYRPWVFLITDGAPTDSWQAAAEAVRRGEEAKSFAFFAVGVKGADMGILSQLSVREPLRLDGLKFREMFVWLSASLRAVSQSTPGDAVSLASPKGWAEL comes from the coding sequence ATGACCGACCCGGCATTTTCTCAGATTCCGTTTGCGCTCGCCGAGTTTGCCGATAACCCGGAGCCGCGCTGTCCGGTGTTGTTGCTCGTCGATACGAGCGGCAGCATGAGCGGTGCGGCTATCGCGGAGCTGAACGAGGGCCTGCAGACGTTTCGGCGGGAGCTCGGAGCCGATGATCTGGCAATGAAGCGCTGTGAGATCGCAGTGGTGACCTTCGGGCCAGTCAGGACCGTCAGTGAATTCACGTCGGCAGAACAGTTTGTGCCACCCACCTTACAGGCGGCAGGAAATACACCGATGGGCGCGGCAATTACACACGGTCTCGGCCTGCTGCGTCAGCGCAAAGAGCTGATCCGTCAGAACGGGATCGGCATGTATCGGCCCTGGGTCTTTCTGATCACCGACGGAGCGCCCACCGACTCTTGGCAGGCAGCGGCAGAGGCGGTCAGGCGCGGCGAGGAGGCCAAGTCTTTCGCCTTCTTTGCGGTGGGTGTGAAGGGTGCAGATATGGGGATTCTGTCGCAGCTGAGCGTGCGGGAGCCGCTGCGTCTGGACGGCCTGAAGTTCCGCGAGATGTTTGTGTGGCTGTCGGCCAGCCTGCGGGCCGTGTCGCAGAGCACGCCGGGCGACGCCGTTTCGCTTGCCAGCCCCAAAGGCTGGGCCGAACTGTAG
- a CDS encoding PP2C family serine/threonine-protein phosphatase, which produces MRDRWRVVGASVRGTAHVQSGTECQDASLWRLVHSVQGVPVLLLTASDGAGSAAHSAEGAQLVCAALLDELERLTRHDGFALEGLDAHALLAGLRAALERQATEQGYLLRDLACTLLAGVVVPGAAWFMQVGDGAIVMQDESDLRLHVWPDSGEYANQTYFVTDVPQGHVHEAVYSGDWRRVALLTDGLQGLALSNAGRAPHAPFFEPVFRTLELAQDGWPEYLGSGLKQFLDSPAVNARTSDDKTLLLACALDVPEIGSDAPVMPDHQDADLRTEAGPPA; this is translated from the coding sequence ATGCGGGACCGCTGGCGGGTCGTGGGAGCGTCGGTGCGCGGCACGGCGCACGTGCAGTCGGGCACCGAGTGTCAGGACGCCTCGCTGTGGCGCTTGGTGCACAGTGTTCAGGGTGTCCCGGTCCTGCTGCTGACGGCCAGCGACGGAGCAGGCAGTGCGGCACATTCGGCAGAGGGCGCTCAGCTCGTGTGTGCCGCTCTGCTGGACGAACTGGAGCGCCTGACTCGCCACGACGGATTTGCGCTGGAAGGGCTGGATGCCCATGCCCTATTGGCGGGCCTGCGAGCTGCCCTGGAGAGGCAGGCTACCGAACAGGGCTATCTGCTGCGCGACCTGGCCTGCACGCTGCTGGCGGGGGTTGTGGTGCCCGGCGCGGCGTGGTTCATGCAGGTCGGTGACGGGGCCATCGTGATGCAGGACGAATCCGACCTGCGGCTGCACGTCTGGCCTGATAGCGGCGAGTACGCCAATCAGACCTACTTCGTAACGGATGTGCCGCAGGGCCACGTGCATGAAGCGGTGTATTCCGGTGACTGGCGGCGGGTGGCTCTGCTGACGGACGGCCTTCAGGGATTGGCGTTGTCGAATGCGGGCCGTGCCCCCCATGCACCATTTTTCGAGCCGGTCTTCCGCACACTGGAACTGGCTCAGGACGGCTGGCCCGAGTATCTGGGTAGCGGGCTGAAACAGTTTCTGGATTCTCCGGCAGTCAATGCCCGCACCAGTGACGACAAGACGCTGCTGCTGGCGTGTGCGCTGGACGTGCCCGAGATCGGCTCGGACGCGCCGGTCATGCCGGACCACCAAGATGCAGACCTGCGGACCGAGGCGGGGCCGCCCGCATGA